A window of Bacteroidales bacterium genomic DNA:
TTAAAATCTTCGTTTATTAATTCAAGGGCTAATTCCTTGAATGTTACTATTCCTATTATTGAGTCTTCCTCTTCGGAGTATATTGGGTATGTATCAAAATCGTTCTCTTTTATAAGATCTATTATCTCATCGTGGCTCAAAGAGTTGCTTATAGAGACTACCTCGCTTCGGTGTGTCATTATTGATTCTACTTTGAGGTCGCCCAACATAAATACTCGCTCCATTATGTCCTCCTCAACCTCTTGTACCTCTCCATCGAGTCGTCCCTCTTTTACCATAGACATAATCTCCTCTTCTGTAACTTTGCTATTGTTCTCTTTTATTCCAATTAATGATACTATCAGAGATGTACTCTTTGACAATAGTTTTACAAACGGTGATGCCATCCTTGAGATTATATTCATGGGTTTTGCTATTGCAGTTGCCACTTTCTCAGGTTCATTCATCCCTATTCTTTTGGGTACTAACTCGCCTAATATAAGGGTAAAGTATGTTACTATTATTACTATAAGAGTCTGGGATATGGGTAGTGAATATTTTAATGGCAGTCCTACCTTTGATAGTAACATGGCAAGGTCGTCAGATAGTGTTGCTCCTGAGAATATACCTGTTAGTATGCTTATGGCTGTTATCCCTATCTGTATGGTTGATAAAAAACGGTCGGGGTCATCAAATAGTTTTAGTGCGGTTTTTGCTTTGCTATTTCCTTTATCTGCTTCTTTTAGCAGAAAGGTGCGTCGTGAAGATATTATTGCTATCTCCGACATTGACAATACTCCGTTCAGAAGTATTAGCATAAGGATGATTATTATCTCTGTCAAAATAATGATATTTAAGGCTCTTGCAAAGATATTATTTTTATGATTATTTTCAAATAGGAAAGATAAATAGTGATTATTATATGAGGCTTTTTGGGTACAAAAAAAGGGATGCTTTTTGCATCCCTTTCAGTTGTCTTACCAGGATTCGAACCTAGACAGGCAGAACCAAAAACTGCAGTGCTACCATTACACCATAAGACAATCCTTATTTGTTCGCAGGACTTTAACCTTGCGTAACGGGTGCAAAGATACTACTTTTTTTTAATAGTGCAAATGTTTTTTCAAAAAAATTTATTTTGCGATTATTAAAAAGTAGTTCTTTTTACCTCTTTGTGCTAATATATATTTGTCGTTTAATAGCGACTCTTCGCCTATTACTGCGTCAAATGCGGTTAGTTTCTCTTTGTTTATCATTACTCCTCCGCCTTGTACAGTTTTACGCATCTCGCCTTTTGAGGGGAATATGCTTGTTTTCTCTGCTAAAAGGTCAACTACTTTTATTCCCTCTTTTAGCTCCTCTTTGCTTATCTCAAATTGAGGTACTCCTTCAAATACGCTTAGTAGTGTTTCTTCATCAATTTTGCGTAGTGCCTCTGATGTTGCTCCTCCAAAGAGTATTTGTGATGCCTCTACTGCTGCTTCGTATGCCTCGCGTGAGTGTACCATTACTGTTACCTCTTCGGCTAATTTTTTTTGTAAGGGGCGTAGGTGTGGGGCTGCGTTTTGCTCTTCAACCAATTTTTCAATCTCCTCTTTTGTTAGCGAAGTGAATATCTTTATATATTTCTCGGCATCAGCATCGCCTACGTTTAACCAGAATTGGTAGAATTTATAAGGAGATGTGTAGCGTGGATCTAACCATACGTTACCTGATTCGGTTTTTCCGAATTTACCTCCGTCTGCTTTTGTTATCAGAGGGCATGTTAAGGCAAATGCTTCATCGCCATTCATACGGCGTATTAGTTCAGTTCCTGTGGTGATGTTTCCCCATTGGTCAGAGCCTCCCATTTGCAGTTTGCATCCTTTGGTTTTGTTTAGGAAGGTAAAGTCATATCCTTGTACCAATTGGTATGAGAACTCGGTAAACGATAGTCCTGATGTGCCCTCTCCTGCTAAACGGCGTTTAACAGAGTCTTTTGCCATCATATAGTTTACTGTTATGTGTTTTCCTACTTCACGAATGAAGTCGAGGAACGAGAACTCTTTCATCCAGTCGTAGTTGTTTACCAACTCGGCACTGTTTGGTGCGTCTGAATCAAAATCCAAGAATTTTGATAACTGTTTTTTTATTGCTTCTTGGTTGTGGCGTAGTGTTGCTTCATCTAACAGGTTGCGCTCCTGCGACTTCATTGAGGGGTCGCCTATCATTCCTGTTGCTCCTCCAATTAAAGCAAGGGGTTTGTGTCCTGCTCTTTGAAAGTGGCGAAGCATCATTACTCCTACAAGGTGTCCTATATGTAATGAGTCGGCTGTTGGGTCAATTCCTACGTATGCAACAGTCATCTCTTTTTGCAATTGCTCTTCAGTTCCGGGCATCATATCGTGTATCATACCTCTCCAACGAAGTTCTTCTACAAAGTTAAAGTTCATTTTCTATATTGTTTTTATTGTTAATCGTTATTTGAGGTTGCGAAGTTACATATTTTTCTCCTAACTATAAAGGTGTTGCCTAAATTATTGTTGTTATGTTTTGTTTAAATATGCTTTTGTATGTTTTTTCTACCTCTTTTTCTAACTCCCCTACGTCAATTCCACGAGTTTTGGCTATATTTTCGTATATCTTTTCAATTGGTAGTCTGCTCTCGTCGCTCTCAATTAATATTTTGTTTATTGGTATGTTTTTTATTGTTTCAGGGTTGTACTTCTCGCCTATCGATAATATTATTCCTGCATTAATAAGCATTGTTGCGGTTTGGGGTTTACCTCTGAAACCGTGTATTATCCATGTTTGTGTTGGGTGTATTTTGTTTTTGAGTTCTACTATCTCGTTGTAACTCTTTACGCAGTGTATTATCAGTGGTTTTTTTTCTACTTCGGAAATCTCTATTTGTGCTTTAAATAGTTTGATTTGTAACTCTATGGGTGTTTCACATAGTTTATCTATTCCGCACTCCCCTATTGCCAATATATTCTCTTTTTGTGCTATTGTTTTTACCTCCGCTATTGCTTGTTCATAGTTTTGAGGTATATACCAAGGGTGGATACCTATTGAGGATATGGTGTTGTTCTCTGTTGCGTTTTTATTTTGCAACTCCATATTATATATCCTCAAATGGCTTTCGTTTGACTCTTTGCCGGTGTGTGTATGTATGTCGATATACATCTATACTTTTTTTGTTTTTTTTATGGTACAGGGTCGTGTCCGCTTCCTCCCCATGGGTGGCATCGGCATATCCGTTTTACTGCCAACCATAATCCTTTGAATGGGCCATGCTTTTTTATTGCCTCTATGGCGTATTGTGAACAAGTAGGTGTGTATCGGCACGATGGAGGAAATAGTGGCGATATACAGGCTCTGTAAAAGTATATGGGTAGTAATAGTATGAAACTTATTATTCGCATAGTTACCTCTTAACTGGATAATGCTTAAAGTAAATATGTTATTACTCTTGCTCCTCCACCTCTTTTGCTTTTGTTGCTATCTTGTTTAAGAGGTCGCACATCTTTTTCTGGAGATATGAGAACTCCTCTTTTTTATCTCCTATATATAGGAACGCAATATCAAATCCTTTGTTTGCGGTCTGCTCTGCTAATAGTGCCTTGTTCAGGCGGTATGCTTCGCGAGTGCGACGACGGAGCAGATTTCTGTCTACTGCGTGTTTGAATTTTCTTTTTGGAATTGATACCATTATCACACTCTTATCCTCTCCGTTTGGGGTAAAGAGTGCGCGATAGGGGTACGATAATACTCCTTTGGCATTAGCAAAAAGGTTATCTATTCTTGTTTTGCCTCGTAACCTTTCGGATTGTGGTAATGAATATCTTTTTTCAGTTTTCATTGGTGCAAAGATACGAATAAGCGAGCAAAATATAAAGTTTACTTTAATATTTTACAGCGAGCGAGAGTATTTTTGATGTTTGCCTCAAAAAAATAACAAACGCACAAAACTTGTGCGTTTGTTATTGTGGGTATTTACTGAAATAATAAACTGTTATTTCTTTTTTGATGCTTTTGCTTGCTCTTTTAAGAAGTTCTCAATTGCCGCTGTTATTGATGGGAATTGAGGTGTTGGAGCTGATACATCTAAACGTAGCCCGGCATCAGTTACTGCTTTTGCCGTTGTCATTCCAAGTGTTCCAATCTTTATGTCACCTTGCTCAAAATTTGGGAAGTTCTTTAGTAGTGAGTTTATTCCCGCAGGACTGAAGAAGACTAACATATCGTAGTTAAACTCCTCCTCTGGTGTGAAGTCGTTACTTACTGTACGATACATTATTGTTTTTTTGTATTTGATACCTATCTTGTCTAATAGTGGGAATTCTCCATTGCTTACATCAGATATTGGTAATAGAAAGTTCTCTGTTTTGTGACGTGTTAGGTGTGCTTGTAATCCGTCAAGTTTTCCGGTCTCGCTGAAATTTACTTTACGTTTACGATATTGGATATACTTTTGTAGATAGTTTGCTATTTGCTCTGATGTACAAAAGTATTTCATAGTATCAGGTATTGTTACTCGCAACTCAGAACATAGTCTGAAGAAGTGATCGATTGCTGTACGTGCAGTAAATATTATTGCGGTGTACTCCTCGATATATACTTTTTGTTGGCGAAATTCTTTTGCTGATACTCCTTCTACTTTAATGAAGGGACGAAAAACTATATCAACTCCATATTTTTCGGCTATTGTAAAATATGGCGATTTTTCGTTGTCGGGACGTGGTTGTGATACAAGAATTTTCTTAATTTTTGACACGGTACGCTTTTTTTATAGTATTAGTAAAAGGTTTTTTATTGTTTGTCGGTTTCTGTATGTGGTTAAACATCAGATATTTAATGTCCATTTGTATATTATTGCAATAGGCATAATTTCGACGATGCAAAGGTACAAAATAATATTAAAACTTGTAGCAATGTTGTGTTTAAAAATTTTAATATTTCTAATAATAAATATTAATCTAATTCCCCAGACAATTACTAATGCTATGAAAATGAGAGAGTTGGTATGCCACGATGTTAGTATGTATAGTATAATTATTGGTGTAAAAATTATAGACGGTAGGGTGTAATAGGTTATATTGTCTTTTAAGAATTGTTTTGTTTCAAGTGGTGTGAAAAATATTTTTCCTACCAGCCATAATATTATCTGTTGTATTATTATGTATAGTGCAACTATCCCTCCTATTTTTACTATGGGCTGTACTGTTAGTTGGTGTTTATATATATTTTCAGATGATAGGTATAATATTGCTATCGCATATAATATTACACTTATTGTGCATAGTGTTATTCTGATTGTTAAATCTATTATTGTATGCCTTACCTCTTCTTTGCTCTCCTCTTTGTTGCTTGTTAGTGTTCTTAGTGATATTTTTTTTCTGCTTATTGCTACAAATATTACAAAGAGTGAGAATATTAGGAGTATTAAAAGGGAGTTGTTATAACTACTGTTGTGTTGTAGTGGTATGCCCTCAAATCCTTCTTCTGTTATGGTTATAGTATCTTTGACACTTACGAGATTTATGCTATTATTCCCCGTTGTGTCTTGAACTATTGTTTCTGCTGTTTGTGGATTATCTTCTATAACCATTTTTATATTGCGGCTATTTTACGGGCATCTTCTCGCCACCCTGTTGCCTCTTTTATGGCAGCTATTGCTTCTTCAGGTGTTGTTGCTACTTGCCATATTGTTTTATGCTCTTCTCGCATAAAATTCTCTTCTACGGCACGATTTAGTATCTCTATTAATGGATTGTAGTAGTTGTTTGTGTTAAGGATTATGATTGTCCCCGAAAAGAGTCCTAATTGTTTCCATGTTATTATCTCCATAAGTTCCTCAAATGTTCCACAACCGCCGGGCATTGCTATTACTGCATCGGATAGTTGTGCCATTTTTTCCTTGCGAGAGTGCATGGAGGGTGTTACTTCAAGGTGTGTTAAATCTTTGTTCCCCCATCCTTCTGCTATCATAAACTCGGGTATTACTCCTGTTATCTCTCCTTTGTAATCAATCACCCCTTGTGCTAAGGCTCCCATAAGACCTGTTTTACCTGCTCCAAATACGCAACGTATTTTGCTCTCGGCTAATATCTTGCCAAGAGTATATGCTGCATCAAGGTATTTTTTGTCGGCTTTTGAACTTGATGCACAATATACGCATACCGTCTTTGGGGGTGTCATATTCTTCTTCTCTTTTACACGTTAAAGCGGAAGTGCATTATATCGCCATCTTGTACTATATACTCTTTGCCTTCGATGCTTATCTTTCCTGCTTCACGACATGCTGCTTCAGATCCGTATTTTATATAGTCTTCGTATTTTATAACTTCGGCACGAATGAATCCTTTTTCAAAGTCGGTGTGTATTACTCCTGCACATTGTGGTGCTTTGCTTCCTTTGCGGTAGGTCCATGCTCTTACTTCCGGCTCTCCTGCTGTTATATATGTTTCAAGGTCTAATAGGCGGTATGCTGATTGTATTAGTCGTGCCATTCCCGACTCTTTTAGTCCTATCTCCTCGAGGAACATTTGTCGCTCTTCGTATGTGTCAAACTCTGCAATCTCTGATTCTATCTTTGCTGACACGATTAGTAGTTCAGCATTCTCCTCTTTTATTGCCTCTTTTACTGCATCTACATATTTGTTTCCGTTTGCTGCTGATGCTTCATCTACGTTACATACATAGAGTACGGGTTTTGAGGTGAGAAGGAATAGTTCTCGTGCTACTTTTTGTTCATCTTTTGTTTCAAATGTAACGCTTCGTGCAGGTTTTCCTTGCTCTAAGGCTGCTTTGTATGCCATGAGTACATCGCACGCAAGTTTTGCGTTTTTGTCGCCTCCTGTTTGTGCCTGTTTTTGTACTTTTGAAAGGCGTGTCTCTACGGTCTCCAAGTCGCGTATTTGTAATTCGTAGTCTATTATCTCTTTGTCACGAACCGGGTCTATTGTTCCGTCAACGTGTGTGATGTTTTCATCATCAAAGCAGCGTAATACGTGTAATATGGCATCGGTTTCGCGTATGTTTGCAAGGAACTTGTTTCCTAATCCTTCGCCTTTGCTTGCTCCTTTTACCAATCCTGCAATATCTACTATCTCAACAGTTGTTGGTACTATGCGTTGTGGTTTTACTATTTCGGCTAGTTTGTTTAGTCTCTCATCGGGTACTGTTATTACTCCTACGTTTGGTTCTATTGTACAGAAAGGGAAGTTTGCTGCTTGTGCTTTTGCATTTGATAAGCAGTTGAAAAGGGTTGATTTTCCTACGTTGGGTAATCCAACTATTCCGCATTGTAATGCCATATCTATCTTTTGTTATTGTGTGTTTATTAATCTTGTTATGGTTTTGCGAGTGTAATATAAAATAAGTATCTCTGCAAGATTTTATTTTTTTGCAAAGATACTTATTTTAAATGAATTTATGTACATCCTTATGGTTTTGTTATAATCTCCATTCCGCCCATATATGGTACTAACGCTTTTGGTATGCGTATTCCTTCGGGTGTTTGGTTGTTTTCTAACAATGCTGCTACTATACGTGGTAGGGCTAATGCACTTCCGTTAAGGGTGTGTACGAGTTGTGTTTTCTTTTCGGCTGAGCGATAACGACATTTTAGTCGGTTTGATTGGTAACTTTCAAAGTTTGATACTGATGATACCTCTAACCAGCGTTTTTGTGCTGCTGAATATACTTCAAAGTCGTATGTTAGTGCCGATGTGAAACTCATATCTCCTCCGCATAGACGTAGTATGTGCCATGGTAACTCTAATTTGTCAACAAGGGTTTGTACGTATGATACCATCTCATCGAGTGCTGCGTATGAGTTTTCGGGTTTTTCAATACGAACAATCTCTACTTTGTCAAATTGGTGTAGGCGGTTTAATCCTCTAACGTCTTTTCCGTATGAACCTGCTTCGCGGCGGAAACATGCTGAGTATGCTGTGTTTTTGCATGGCAGATCTTTCTCATCAAGTATTACATCGCGATAGATGTTTGTTACTGGTACTTCGGCTGTTGGTATTAGGTATAGGTCATCTTCGTTACAGTGGTACATTTGTCCCTCTTTGTCGGGTAATTGTCCTGTTCCGTATCCCGATGCTGCATTTACTACGTATGGGGGTTGTACCTCAAGGTATCCTGCTTCACGTGCGTTGTCAAGGAAGAAGTTTATCAATGCTCTTTGTAGTCTTGCTCCATTGCCTTTATATACGGGGAAACCTGCTCCTGAGATTTTTACTCCTAACTCAAAGTCTATCAGGTCATATATTTTTGCTAACTCCCAGTGTGGTAGTGCGTCCTCTGATAGGTTGGGCATCTCTCCTCCCTCTTTTACTACAAGGTTGTCCTCTGCTGTTTTTCCATCGGGGACTAGATCGCATGGGGTGTTAGGGATTGTGAGAAGAATCTCGGTAATCTCTTTTTCGGCATTTGTCATTGCTTCATCTAATTTTGAGGTCTTCTCTTTTAGTGATGCTACTTCTTGTTTTACCTCTTCTGCTTTCTCTTTTTCTCCGTTCTTCATCAACATTCCTATCTGTGATGATAGGGTTTTGATTTGTGATAATGCAGAGTCTAATTCGGCTTGTGTGGTTCTGCGAACTTTATCTGTCTCTATGATTTTCTCTATTAACTCTTTAGCATCAAAATGCTTGCGAGCCAATCGGCGTATTATATCGTCGGGATTCTCTTTTATTGCTGCAAGTGTTAACATCTTATTCTTTTTTTATTTTGATAATAATTCTTTTACTTTTGCTGATATTGCTTTTCCTTCAACTTTTCCTGCCAACTCTTTTGTGGCTACTCCCATTACCATTCCCATTTGTTGTGGTGAGGTTGCTCCTACTCGTTCAATGATGGCTTTTAATGCCTCTTCAAGTTCTTGGGGAGTTAACTGTTTGGGTAGATACTCTTCTATGATTTTTGCTTCGGCAAGATTTAAATCTGCTAAATCCTGACGGTTGTTGGATGTAAAGATTTCAGCTACCTCTTTGCGTTGTTTTACTAACTTTACAAGAATTTTCATAGCAGTGTCGTCACTTAACTCTCCATCTGCTCCTTTTGCTGTTTTTGCTTCAATAAACTCTTTTTTTATTGCTCGCAAAGTGTCGAGGCGTACTTGGTCTTTTGCCTTCATTGCCTCTTTTATGCCTTCGCTTATTTTATCGAACATATTCATCTTTCTAAAAGATTATAGGTTTTTCAGTACTATTTTTTTGTTGTTTTGTTTCAGTTGTAGGCTCTATTCCTCTTACTTGTTGTTTGAAGTTCTTTGGACGTGAGTATGCCGGTGTGTTCATTACTTTTTCAATAAGTGCATCATCGTCCATTTCATCTATTGAGAATTGTACGTATGTGCTTCTTATGTTTTCCCAGAATATTTTGTCCTCTGCCGATGTTCCATAGACATCTATTATTATGTCGTCGTTAGTTGCTATGGTTGTCTGCGTAGTTGGTTGTTTGGCATCTGGTAATGAGGGTACTGTTGTGTCAATATTAAATCCTGTTGCCAATAGGGTTACTTTAACCTTATCTCCAAGTGATTCATCAACAGTAAATCCCCATATCACATCTACGCCGTCGCTTTTGAAACGTTCCATAAATGTCTTTATCTCTGTTGCTTCAGACATTGATACTTGTGATGAGAGGTATAGGTTGAATAATACTTTCTTGGCATTATTTACATCGCCCTCTTTTAGCAATGGTGATCTTAGAGCATCCTCAAAGGCGTTTGTTATACGATTTTCTCCTTCTCCTATACCTGTACTCATAATTGCTACTCCTCCATCTTTAAGGGTATTGCGAACATCTTTAAAGTCCACATTTATGGTTCCTGTGATAGTGATTATTTCAGCAACACTCTTTGCTGCATTTGTTAGGGTGTCATCTGCCTTTTCAAATGCGTTTATAAAGTTTAGGTCGGGGTATATCTCTGTCAGGCGTTCATTGTTGATGATTAGTAGTGCATCAACATTTTTACGCATCTCTTTTACTCCCTCCCACGCTTGAATAATTTTTTTGCGTAGCTCAAATAGGAATGGTATTGTTACGATTCCTATTGTAAGTATTCCCTTCTCTCGGGCTACACGTGCTACAACAGGTGCTGCTCCTGTTCCTGTTCCTCCTCCCATTCCTGCAGTGATGAATACCATTTCGGTATTGCTGTCAAATATTGTGGCTATTTGCTCAAGGCTCTCTTCTGCTATGCGACGTCCCTCTTCAGGATCGCCTCCTGCTCCAAGCCCTTTTCCTATTTGTACTTTTGTGGGTATGTCGGAGTCTTCCATTGCTTGACGGTCGGTGTTACATAGTACAAAATCTACATTTTTAATTCCTGTTTTGTACATGTGTTTTACTGCATTTCCTCCACCTCCTCCAACTCCAATAACTTTTATTATTGGTGCATTGATATTTGATGGCTCTGAAAATGGATCTATATTTGCAATCTCTGTTTCTGAGAATATTTTGTTTTCTTCCATAATCTCTCTCTTTTATTATTTGATGGATTCGTTTTTATCTTCCTCCATTATGTTTTCAACTGTATTTCTTATTTTATCAAACAGACTTGTTTTTGCCTGTTTTTCTTCTTTTTGGGGTTTTGAGGGTTTCTCTTTTTCTACCTCTTTTTTTACTTTAGGTGTCTCCTCTTTTTGAGATTTCTCTGTTTTCTCTATCTTTAATCTGTTCCACCAACTGGTTTTTTCTTTCTTTGTTGAGGATTTATCTATTGATTCTCCTGCTATCAATAACATTCCCATTGCTTGTGAGAACATGGGGATTTGAATATCTACGTTTTGTTCTAATATTATTCTTCCGGATATTGAACCGCAATGCACATCTAATCCGGTTTCTTTACGAAGTAGTTCGGGTAGATCTTTTAGTTGAGATGCTCCTCCTGTTATTATTATTCCTCCCTTTATTGCTGATTTGTATCCCGATTCTTGTATTTGATATACTATATTTGATACTATCTCCTCAACTCGGGCAACTGATACTCTTATTAGGTCAATGGGTTTTATTGGTCCATTGCTTTGAGCATCAAGTGTTATATTGCTATAGTTGTTGCTATTGTTAAGTATTGCTCCTCCTATAGATATTTTATATTGTTCGGCTGTTTCACTTACAAGTCCTAATGACATTATATCCATTGTTATGTTTTTTCCTCCCAATGGTATTGTTGATATTTGTCGTAAGTAACCGTTTGTGTATATTGAAACTTCAGTAATTCCTCCTCCAAGGTTTACCAATGCACAGCCTTTTATTTTATCTTCTTTTGTTAGTATTGCTTCAGCATCTGCTTTTGATGATAGTATTAAATCAATAATAGGTATGCCTACTTTGTCAAATACGGTTGATATGTTTTTTGAAATTATTTGACGTGCTACTACAAGTTGCATATCCAACTGTATCTTTTTTGCTTCCATCCCAAGCGGATTTGATACCATTGTATCGTTGATGTATGTTTCGTTTGCTATTACATCTACAATTTCACTTGCCGAGATTGGTATATTGCGTCCCTCTTTATTGAGTTCTTCAAGTAGTGAACTGGTTATT
This region includes:
- a CDS encoding uroporphyrinogen-III synthase; the encoded protein is MSKIKKILVSQPRPDNEKSPYFTIAEKYGVDIVFRPFIKVEGVSAKEFRQQKVYIEEYTAIIFTARTAIDHFFRLCSELRVTIPDTMKYFCTSEQIANYLQKYIQYRKRKVNFSETGKLDGLQAHLTRHKTENFLLPISDVSNGEFPLLDKIGIKYKKTIMYRTVSNDFTPEEEFNYDMLVFFSPAGINSLLKNFPNFEQGDIKIGTLGMTTAKAVTDAGLRLDVSAPTPQFPSITAAIENFLKEQAKASKKK
- a CDS encoding TatD family hydrolase translates to MYIDIHTHTGKESNESHLRIYNMELQNKNATENNTISSIGIHPWYIPQNYEQAIAEVKTIAQKENILAIGECGIDKLCETPIELQIKLFKAQIEISEVEKKPLIIHCVKSYNEIVELKNKIHPTQTWIIHGFRGKPQTATMLINAGIILSIGEKYNPETIKNIPINKILIESDESRLPIEKIYENIAKTRGIDVGELEKEVEKTYKSIFKQNITTII
- the serS gene encoding serine--tRNA ligase, coding for MLTLAAIKENPDDIIRRLARKHFDAKELIEKIIETDKVRRTTQAELDSALSQIKTLSSQIGMLMKNGEKEKAEEVKQEVASLKEKTSKLDEAMTNAEKEITEILLTIPNTPCDLVPDGKTAEDNLVVKEGGEMPNLSEDALPHWELAKIYDLIDFELGVKISGAGFPVYKGNGARLQRALINFFLDNAREAGYLEVQPPYVVNAASGYGTGQLPDKEGQMYHCNEDDLYLIPTAEVPVTNIYRDVILDEKDLPCKNTAYSACFRREAGSYGKDVRGLNRLHQFDKVEIVRIEKPENSYAALDEMVSYVQTLVDKLELPWHILRLCGGDMSFTSALTYDFEVYSAAQKRWLEVSSVSNFESYQSNRLKCRYRSAEKKTQLVHTLNGSALALPRIVAALLENNQTPEGIRIPKALVPYMGGMEIITKP
- a CDS encoding HlyC/CorC family transporter; translated protein: MLILLNGVLSMSEIAIISSRRTFLLKEADKGNSKAKTALKLFDDPDRFLSTIQIGITAISILTGIFSGATLSDDLAMLLSKVGLPLKYSLPISQTLIVIIVTYFTLILGELVPKRIGMNEPEKVATAIAKPMNIISRMASPFVKLLSKSTSLIVSLIGIKENNSKVTEEEIMSMVKEGRLDGEVQEVEEDIMERVFMLGDLKVESIMTHRSEVVSISNSLSHDEIIDLIKENDFDTYPIYSEEEDSIIGIVTFKELALELINEDFKLDNIISKPIYIPENLSVYKALETMKEKCVTELMVCDEFGALAGVITLRDIMEGLVGNIDEDPNEQSIVKRPEKEEWLIDGQIPFYDFLSHFEKEELYDEAPYNTLAGLILDKLEHIPTTGEKLEWDIFKLEIVDMDGARIDKVSVSKLSNTKGKEY
- the ychF gene encoding redox-regulated ATPase YchF gives rise to the protein MALQCGIVGLPNVGKSTLFNCLSNAKAQAANFPFCTIEPNVGVITVPDERLNKLAEIVKPQRIVPTTVEIVDIAGLVKGASKGEGLGNKFLANIRETDAILHVLRCFDDENITHVDGTIDPVRDKEIIDYELQIRDLETVETRLSKVQKQAQTGGDKNAKLACDVLMAYKAALEQGKPARSVTFETKDEQKVARELFLLTSKPVLYVCNVDEASAANGNKYVDAVKEAIKEENAELLIVSAKIESEIAEFDTYEERQMFLEEIGLKESGMARLIQSAYRLLDLETYITAGEPEVRAWTYRKGSKAPQCAGVIHTDFEKGFIRAEVIKYEDYIKYGSEAACREAGKISIEGKEYIVQDGDIMHFRFNV
- a CDS encoding DUF4271 domain-containing protein, which produces MVIEDNPQTAETIVQDTTGNNSINLVSVKDTITITEEGFEGIPLQHNSSYNNSLLILLIFSLFVIFVAISRKKISLRTLTSNKEESKEEVRHTIIDLTIRITLCTISVILYAIAILYLSSENIYKHQLTVQPIVKIGGIVALYIIIQQIILWLVGKIFFTPLETKQFLKDNITYYTLPSIIFTPIIILYILTSWHTNSLIFIALVIVWGIRLIFIIRNIKIFKHNIATSFNIILYLCIVEIMPIAIIYKWTLNI
- a CDS encoding ribonuclease P protein component, with the protein product MKTEKRYSLPQSERLRGKTRIDNLFANAKGVLSYPYRALFTPNGEDKSVIMVSIPKRKFKHAVDRNLLRRRTREAYRLNKALLAEQTANKGFDIAFLYIGDKKEEFSYLQKKMCDLLNKIATKAKEVEEQE
- a CDS encoding tyrosine--tRNA ligase, with amino-acid sequence MNFNFVEELRWRGMIHDMMPGTEEQLQKEMTVAYVGIDPTADSLHIGHLVGVMMLRHFQRAGHKPLALIGGATGMIGDPSMKSQERNLLDEATLRHNQEAIKKQLSKFLDFDSDAPNSAELVNNYDWMKEFSFLDFIREVGKHITVNYMMAKDSVKRRLAGEGTSGLSFTEFSYQLVQGYDFTFLNKTKGCKLQMGGSDQWGNITTGTELIRRMNGDEAFALTCPLITKADGGKFGKTESGNVWLDPRYTSPYKFYQFWLNVGDADAEKYIKIFTSLTKEEIEKLVEEQNAAPHLRPLQKKLAEEVTVMVHSREAYEAAVEASQILFGGATSEALRKIDEETLLSVFEGVPQFEISKEELKEGIKVVDLLAEKTSIFPSKGEMRKTVQGGGVMINKEKLTAFDAVIGEESLLNDKYILAQRGKKNYFLIIAK
- a CDS encoding GatB/YqeY domain-containing protein — translated: MNMFDKISEGIKEAMKAKDQVRLDTLRAIKKEFIEAKTAKGADGELSDDTAMKILVKLVKQRKEVAEIFTSNNRQDLADLNLAEAKIIEEYLPKQLTPQELEEALKAIIERVGATSPQQMGMVMGVATKELAGKVEGKAISAKVKELLSK
- the ftsZ gene encoding cell division protein FtsZ, producing the protein MEENKIFSETEIANIDPFSEPSNINAPIIKVIGVGGGGGNAVKHMYKTGIKNVDFVLCNTDRQAMEDSDIPTKVQIGKGLGAGGDPEEGRRIAEESLEQIATIFDSNTEMVFITAGMGGGTGTGAAPVVARVAREKGILTIGIVTIPFLFELRKKIIQAWEGVKEMRKNVDALLIINNERLTEIYPDLNFINAFEKADDTLTNAAKSVAEIITITGTINVDFKDVRNTLKDGGVAIMSTGIGEGENRITNAFEDALRSPLLKEGDVNNAKKVLFNLYLSSQVSMSEATEIKTFMERFKSDGVDVIWGFTVDESLGDKVKVTLLATGFNIDTTVPSLPDAKQPTTQTTIATNDDIIIDVYGTSAEDKIFWENIRSTYVQFSIDEMDDDALIEKVMNTPAYSRPKNFKQQVRGIEPTTETKQQKNSTEKPIIF
- the yidD gene encoding membrane protein insertion efficiency factor YidD; protein product: MRIISFILLLPIYFYRACISPLFPPSCRYTPTCSQYAIEAIKKHGPFKGLWLAVKRICRCHPWGGSGHDPVP
- a CDS encoding TIGR00730 family Rossman fold protein, which produces MTPPKTVCVYCASSSKADKKYLDAAYTLGKILAESKIRCVFGAGKTGLMGALAQGVIDYKGEITGVIPEFMIAEGWGNKDLTHLEVTPSMHSRKEKMAQLSDAVIAMPGGCGTFEELMEIITWKQLGLFSGTIIILNTNNYYNPLIEILNRAVEENFMREEHKTIWQVATTPEEAIAAIKEATGWREDARKIAAI